The Mytilus galloprovincialis chromosome 4, xbMytGall1.hap1.1, whole genome shotgun sequence genome contains a region encoding:
- the LOC143073491 gene encoding uncharacterized protein LOC143073491, with product MKIAICVLFTICSAVSASYKGGYGSYGGGGYGGGGGGYGGYGGGGGYGYGGYGGGGGYGGYGSYLGGSGYGGYGGYGRGRNVFVVKLVGGYGGYGGGGYGGGGYGYGGYGDGGYGGGGYAGYGGYGGGGYGGGGYGYGGYGGGGYGDGGYGGYRSYYGGSGYGHRKSKGY from the exons ATGAAGATCGCAATTTGCGTACTTTTTACCATCTGTAGCGCTGTAAGCGCCTCCTATAAAGGTGGATACGGCAGTTACGGAGGAGGTGGATACGGAGGAGGTGGAGGTGGATATGGAGGATATGGTGGAGGAGGTGGATATGGATATGGAGGATATGGTGGAGGAGGTGGATATGGAGGTTATGGTAGTTACTTAGGAGGAAGTGGATATGGAGGATATGGAGGATATGGAAGAGGAAGAAATGTATTTGTTGTTAAACTTGTAGGAGGATATGGTGGTTATGGAGGTGGTGGATATGGAGGAGGTGGTTATGGATACGGTGGTTACGGAGACGGTGGTTATGGAGGTGGTGGTTATGCAGGATATGGTGGTTATGGAGGTGGTGGTTATGGAGGTGGTGGTTATGGATACGGTGGTTACGGAGGCGGTGGTTATGGAGATGGTGGTTATGGAGGATATCGTAGTTACTATGGAGGAAGTGGTTATGGACATAGAAAGAGTAAAG GATATTAA